A region of Moorena producens PAL-8-15-08-1 DNA encodes the following proteins:
- the gyrB gene encoding DNA topoisomerase (ATP-hydrolyzing) subunit B, translating into MTSSYSADQIQVLEGLEPVRKRPGMYIGTTGPRGLHHLVYEVVDNSIDEALAGYCTHIEVDINSNGSVTVTDDGRGVPTDTHPTTGKSALETVMTVLHAGGKFGGGGYKVSGGLHGVGVSVVNALSEWVDVTVWREKKEHTQRYERGVPMTELLVKPYKKNHTGTSVNFKPDTEIFTGGIEFDYTTLSGRLRELAYLNAGVKITFSDHRLEEPRVEAYHYEGGIQEYVAYMNREKHPLHEEIIYIQGERKSIQVEVALQWCIDAYSDNLLGFANNIRTIDGGTHLEGLKTVLTRTMNAIARKRNKIKESESNLGGENVREGLTGVISVKVPEPEFEGQTKTKLGNTEVRGIVDSLVGEVLTEYLDFRPQVVDTILEKAIQAYKAAEAARRARELVRRKSVLESSPLPGKLADCSSRDPGESEIFIVEGDSAGGCFSGETQVALADGRSLSFKELVAEQAMGKEHFCYTITNNGSIGIERIINPRMTKANAKVIKLTLDNSETIICTPDHRFMLQDGSYKPAVSLTPDDLLMPLYRPLAEIRKQAQVKTQNKEVYSAFGGNQTQVCEAVANYNYQVVSIESLEQLVDVYDIEVPHTHNFALESGVFVHNSAKQGRDRQFQAILPLRGKILNIEKTDDAKIYKNTEIQSLITALGLGIKGEEFDPSNLRYHRIVIMTDADVDGAHIRTLLLTFFYRYQRALVDQGYIYIACPPLYKLERGRNHNYCYSDRELQQRISQFPENANYNIQRFKGLGEMMPQQLWDTTMNPETRTMKQIEIEDAAEADRIFTVLMGDRVAPRRQFIETYGARLNLNDLDI; encoded by the coding sequence ATGACGAGTAGTTACAGTGCCGATCAGATTCAAGTTCTAGAAGGTCTCGAACCGGTGCGGAAACGCCCAGGGATGTACATCGGGACAACTGGACCTAGGGGTCTCCATCATCTAGTCTACGAAGTTGTAGACAATTCCATCGATGAAGCGCTGGCTGGGTATTGTACTCACATCGAAGTTGATATCAATAGCAATGGTTCCGTAACCGTTACCGATGACGGACGAGGAGTTCCTACGGACACCCACCCTACCACAGGGAAATCAGCACTGGAAACCGTAATGACCGTACTTCATGCCGGTGGTAAATTTGGTGGTGGCGGCTATAAAGTCTCTGGAGGATTGCACGGTGTTGGTGTTTCCGTAGTGAATGCTCTGTCTGAGTGGGTAGATGTAACGGTGTGGCGGGAGAAAAAAGAACATACCCAGCGCTATGAGCGGGGTGTGCCCATGACTGAACTACTCGTCAAGCCCTATAAAAAAAACCACACTGGTACCTCAGTAAACTTCAAGCCAGATACCGAAATCTTTACTGGCGGTATTGAGTTTGATTACACTACCTTATCCGGACGTCTCCGAGAACTGGCTTACCTGAATGCTGGTGTTAAAATTACCTTCTCAGACCATCGCCTGGAAGAACCCAGAGTAGAAGCCTATCACTACGAGGGAGGTATCCAGGAGTATGTCGCTTACATGAACCGAGAAAAGCACCCCCTACACGAGGAGATTATCTACATACAAGGGGAACGCAAAAGTATCCAAGTGGAAGTGGCACTACAATGGTGCATTGATGCCTATAGTGATAATTTGCTGGGTTTTGCTAACAATATTCGCACCATTGATGGTGGTACCCACTTGGAAGGGCTCAAGACTGTCTTGACCCGAACCATGAATGCGATCGCACGCAAGCGCAATAAAATCAAAGAAAGTGAGTCTAACCTAGGTGGTGAGAATGTCCGAGAAGGATTAACTGGGGTGATTTCTGTCAAAGTCCCAGAGCCAGAATTTGAAGGTCAAACCAAAACTAAACTGGGAAATACAGAAGTAAGGGGCATTGTAGATTCCCTAGTTGGGGAAGTATTGACTGAATACCTGGATTTTCGTCCCCAAGTAGTTGATACGATCTTAGAAAAAGCCATTCAGGCCTATAAAGCGGCAGAAGCTGCTCGTCGTGCTCGTGAATTAGTGCGGCGCAAGTCAGTACTAGAGTCTTCTCCCTTACCCGGTAAGTTAGCCGATTGTAGTTCTCGGGACCCAGGGGAATCAGAGATATTTATCGTTGAGGGGGATAGTGCAGGGGGATGTTTTTCTGGAGAGACACAGGTTGCCCTGGCTGATGGACGCTCCTTGAGCTTCAAGGAACTTGTAGCTGAACAAGCTATGGGTAAAGAGCATTTTTGCTACACCATTACCAATAACGGCAGCATCGGAATAGAACGGATTATCAATCCCAGGATGACCAAAGCCAATGCTAAAGTCATCAAACTTACCTTAGATAACTCAGAAACCATTATTTGCACTCCCGATCACCGCTTCATGTTGCAAGATGGTAGTTATAAGCCAGCAGTATCTCTGACCCCTGATGATTTGCTAATGCCTCTGTATCGGCCACTAGCAGAAATCAGGAAACAGGCACAAGTCAAAACCCAAAACAAAGAAGTTTATTCCGCTTTTGGGGGTAATCAGACACAGGTTTGTGAAGCTGTTGCTAACTATAACTACCAAGTTGTTTCCATTGAATCCCTAGAACAATTGGTAGATGTTTATGATATAGAAGTGCCTCATACCCATAACTTCGCTTTAGAGAGTGGGGTGTTTGTTCACAACAGTGCTAAACAAGGACGCGATCGCCAATTTCAAGCCATTCTCCCCCTCCGTGGAAAAATCCTCAACATTGAGAAAACTGATGATGCCAAAATTTACAAGAACACAGAAATCCAATCCCTAATTACAGCCCTAGGGCTAGGGATTAAAGGAGAAGAATTCGATCCGTCCAATTTACGCTACCACCGCATTGTAATTATGACTGATGCTGATGTGGATGGCGCTCACATCCGTACTTTATTACTAACCTTCTTCTACCGCTATCAACGAGCCCTTGTGGACCAAGGGTACATCTACATCGCTTGTCCTCCCTTATATAAACTAGAACGAGGTCGCAACCATAACTATTGTTATAGCGATCGCGAACTACAACAGCGGATTAGCCAATTTCCTGAAAACGCTAACTATAACATCCAACGATTCAAAGGATTAGGTGAAATGATGCCACAGCAGTTGTGGGACACCACCATGAATCCCGAAACTCGCACCATGAAGCAAATCGAAATCGAAGATGCTGCTGAAGCAGACAGAATCTTTACTGTACTCATGGGAGACCGGGTTGCTCCTCGCCGCCAATTCATTGAAACCTATGGCGCTCGACTCAATCTAAACGATTTAGATATTTAG
- the miaA gene encoding tRNA (adenosine(37)-N6)-dimethylallyltransferase MiaA: MKQPSAQNSTLNTEHSAVIVICGATATGKSSLGIALAQRVSSIILNADSRQVYREFDIGTAKPTLAQQQQVPHYLIDICDPTETLTVADYQQQAQEIIASKHRKQKEYQLDQADLNNKPLFLVGGTGLYIKSVVRGLKIPRVAPQEDLRPQLAALGQAQLYNFLQQIDPVAAQKIHPNDQVRTLRALEVFYVTGIPISQQQGENPPNYPILQIGLECRDSETITQRIAQRTDQMLAEGFVAEVETIVEKYGWNLPLLDTLGYREFKDYLAGNLSLDQARELTVVHTRQFAKRQRTWFKAYPEIEWFDADCPDLLDKVWQRIESFF, encoded by the coding sequence ATGAAACAGCCCTCCGCCCAAAACTCAACACTTAACACTGAGCACTCAGCAGTAATCGTAATTTGCGGTGCCACAGCCACAGGTAAGTCTAGTCTAGGAATAGCATTAGCCCAGCGCGTTAGTTCAATAATTCTTAATGCTGATTCTCGTCAGGTTTACCGAGAATTTGATATTGGAACCGCTAAGCCGACACTAGCTCAACAACAGCAGGTACCCCATTATCTGATCGACATCTGTGACCCAACCGAAACCTTAACTGTAGCTGATTATCAACAGCAAGCCCAGGAAATTATAGCTAGCAAACACAGGAAACAAAAGGAATACCAGCTAGATCAAGCAGATTTAAACAATAAACCTCTTTTCTTAGTTGGTGGTACTGGTTTATATATCAAATCGGTAGTGCGGGGGTTAAAAATTCCTCGGGTTGCGCCTCAGGAAGATTTGCGTCCGCAACTAGCTGCTCTTGGTCAAGCTCAGCTCTATAACTTCCTCCAACAGATTGACCCTGTTGCTGCTCAGAAGATTCATCCCAATGACCAAGTGCGGACATTGCGGGCATTGGAAGTATTTTATGTAACTGGAATTCCGATATCACAGCAGCAGGGAGAGAATCCTCCTAATTATCCAATTCTCCAGATTGGTTTGGAATGTCGGGATTCTGAAACTATTACCCAGCGGATTGCTCAGCGTACTGACCAAATGTTAGCAGAAGGTTTTGTGGCTGAGGTGGAAACTATTGTTGAGAAGTATGGATGGAATTTACCGTTACTGGATACCTTGGGATATCGGGAATTTAAAGATTATCTTGCTGGTAACTTATCCCTTGATCAGGCCAGAGAGTTAACTGTTGTCCACACTCGCCAATTTGCTAAACGTCAACGCACTTGGTTTAAGGCTTATCCTGAGATTGAATGGTTTGATGCGGATTGTCCTGATTTGTTGGATAAGGTTTGGCAACGGATAGAAAGTTTTTTCTAA
- a CDS encoding RecQ family ATP-dependent DNA helicase — protein sequence MIVKNTSKTTSNNNTSKTTNSNQASNHQWDDVRAALKRFWGYEDFRPPQGEIIRMILEQRDALIVLPTGGGKSICFQLPALLQTGLTLVISPLVALMENQVQELRDRKLPAALLHSELPRYQRQQTLKALEKQQLRLLYLSPETLLSEPVWKRLCQPQVQINGLILDEAHCLVQWGDTFRPAYRRLGAVRPALLKCKPKGTKIAIASFTATADPKAQQTIRKVLQLRQPQTFLISPYRENLNLQVQTVWTPKGRETRVLNYIKARPKQAGLVYVRSRKDSEVLAQWFTSLGYSTAAYHAGLGAQERRKIEASWISGQTQFVVCTCAFGMGINKPDVRWVVHFQAPLLLSEYIQEVGRGGRDGKPADALTLVSEPTGWFNPEDKQRQEFFAHQMRSQYQQAQQLAKQLPAQGEVAKVAKEFPNGAIALALLDSAGQLEWIDPFHYRQHRSRKSPSLGQVSTIQQQAQSQMNQYLKTRQCRWQFLLKAFGFTQEAVGFKCDRCDNCLSH from the coding sequence ATGATTGTTAAAAATACTAGCAAGACTACTAGCAACAATAATACTAGCAAGACTACTAATAGTAATCAAGCCAGTAATCATCAATGGGATGATGTTCGTGCAGCCTTGAAACGATTTTGGGGCTACGAGGATTTTAGACCTCCCCAAGGTGAAATTATTCGGATGATTTTAGAACAACGGGATGCTTTAATTGTTTTGCCTACTGGTGGTGGTAAGTCGATTTGTTTTCAACTACCAGCGTTACTACAAACTGGATTAACATTAGTGATTTCTCCACTGGTAGCATTGATGGAAAATCAGGTGCAGGAATTGCGCGATCGCAAATTACCTGCTGCTCTGTTACATAGTGAATTACCTCGCTACCAACGGCAACAAACTCTTAAAGCTCTAGAAAAGCAGCAACTGCGATTGCTCTACTTATCCCCAGAAACTCTACTCAGTGAACCAGTGTGGAAACGGTTGTGTCAGCCACAGGTTCAGATTAATGGATTGATTTTAGATGAAGCCCATTGTTTGGTTCAATGGGGTGATACCTTTAGACCTGCTTATCGCCGTTTGGGAGCAGTGAGACCAGCACTGCTCAAGTGTAAGCCCAAGGGAACAAAAATTGCGATCGCATCCTTTACTGCTACCGCTGACCCCAAGGCTCAACAAACCATCCGCAAAGTCTTGCAACTGCGACAACCCCAAACATTTTTAATTAGCCCCTATCGAGAGAATCTTAACCTCCAGGTCCAAACCGTCTGGACTCCCAAAGGACGCGAAACACGAGTATTGAACTATATTAAAGCCAGACCTAAACAAGCTGGGTTAGTCTATGTCCGTTCCCGAAAAGATAGTGAAGTGTTAGCGCAATGGTTTACTTCCTTGGGGTATTCCACCGCAGCATACCACGCTGGCTTGGGTGCTCAGGAACGTCGGAAAATTGAAGCTAGCTGGATTAGTGGTCAGACCCAATTTGTGGTATGTACCTGTGCCTTTGGCATGGGGATTAATAAGCCAGATGTACGCTGGGTCGTGCATTTCCAAGCACCTTTACTCTTATCGGAATATATTCAGGAAGTAGGTCGTGGCGGCAGGGATGGTAAACCAGCAGATGCTTTGACCTTAGTCAGTGAACCAACAGGATGGTTCAATCCAGAGGATAAGCAACGACAAGAGTTTTTTGCCCATCAAATGCGATCGCAATACCAACAAGCTCAACAGTTAGCAAAGCAATTACCAGCCCAGGGAGAAGTAGCCAAAGTAGCCAAAGAGTTTCCCAATGGTGCCATAGCCTTAGCACTCCTCGACAGTGCTGGTCAACTAGAATGGATTGATCCATTCCATTACCGGCAACACCGGTCTAGAAAATCTCCGTCCCTAGGACAGGTTAGTACTATCCAACAGCAAGCCCAGTCTCAGATGAATCAATACCTGAAAACTCGCCAGTGTCGTTGGCAATTTTTACTAAAGGCATTTGGTTTTACTCAAGAAGCCGTTGGCTTTAAATGCGATCGCTGTGATAATTGTTTATCCCATTGA
- a CDS encoding Rpn family recombination-promoting nuclease/putative transposase — MAYDNICKYLAEEYPSEFFHWLLGEEPRDIQVLKAELSAEPIQADALSLLQSTNQILHLEFQTLPQSEPPLPFRMLDYWVRLQRKYRCRIDQVVIFLKSTTSDLVFTNEFRDTNTWHSYRVIRLWEQDPLPLLANRALLPLATLARSNNPNQLLQQVVAEVDNIEEKPLRGNLAACVDVLAGLRFEKELVRRLLREEVMEESVTYQDIIQKGVQKGLQQGLQQGLQQGIDRGKQEEAVLIVMRQLTLRLGLLDPVLEQQIEGLSITRLEELSEALLDFKTATDLAVWLEHG; from the coding sequence TTGGCCTACGATAATATTTGTAAATACTTAGCAGAAGAATACCCATCGGAGTTTTTTCATTGGCTATTGGGTGAAGAACCTAGAGATATTCAGGTACTTAAAGCGGAATTAAGTGCTGAACCAATTCAAGCTGATGCTCTGAGTCTACTGCAAAGCACTAACCAAATTCTGCATCTAGAATTTCAAACCCTACCCCAATCCGAGCCACCATTACCATTTCGGATGTTAGACTACTGGGTCAGACTACAACGTAAATACCGATGTCGGATTGACCAGGTCGTGATTTTCCTAAAATCGACGACCTCAGATCTGGTATTTACTAACGAGTTTAGGGATACTAACACCTGGCATAGTTATAGAGTAATTCGCTTGTGGGAACAAGACCCATTACCACTATTGGCCAATCGAGCTCTGTTACCCTTGGCCACTCTAGCTAGGAGTAATAACCCTAATCAATTGTTACAGCAAGTGGTTGCGGAAGTGGATAACATTGAAGAAAAACCATTACGGGGAAACCTAGCGGCCTGTGTGGATGTGCTGGCTGGTTTACGGTTTGAGAAAGAGTTAGTCCGTCGATTATTGAGGGAGGAAGTTATGGAAGAATCAGTCACCTATCAAGATATTATCCAAAAGGGAGTCCAAAAGGGACTCCAGCAGGGACTCCAGCAGGGACTCCAGCAGGGAATCGACCGAGGAAAGCAGGAGGAAGCGGTATTAATTGTGATGCGTCAACTAACCCTGAGGTTAGGTTTACTTGACCCTGTGCTCGAACAGCAGATTGAGGGATTATCCATTACTCGATTGGAGGAATTGAGTGAAGCGTTGTTGGATTTTAAGACCGCAACGGATTTAGCGGTTTGGTTGGAGCACGGCTGA
- a CDS encoding AIPR family protein yields MQALHDQNNPKNIDVKFYLENWGMIAEPYQAFYGQINAVDVGKWWVENKNRLFAQNIREFLGNSDVNEEMVKTLENDPELFWYFNNGITVLCQEISQVGVNKNRKFGEFQAKGISIVNGAQTIGCIGALYEDSSPEIIEKLEDAEISIRFISLEKCQEDFGEKVTRATNTQNKVENRDFVALDPQQERLYREFKTLGKKYHYKRTAETIERNDKNYELDEATVALACANSHIDLVMTAKQELSKLWSDPSKPPYTKLFNSHVNALQLYRQIEIKREVESIIKNEQVKDNSQIADALFKHGKLFILHLVFTKIPKKYLANETSEKDFNLYKNNQLPELVKNIIKVAEDYLNKNNNQSHIWHLFRSMKKLKDLKSFIIKSS; encoded by the coding sequence TTGCAAGCCCTCCACGACCAGAACAACCCAAAAAACATAGATGTTAAATTTTATCTGGAAAACTGGGGAATGATAGCCGAGCCTTATCAGGCATTCTACGGGCAGATTAATGCGGTCGATGTGGGCAAATGGTGGGTGGAGAATAAAAACCGACTGTTTGCTCAAAATATCCGAGAATTTCTGGGGAATAGTGATGTTAATGAGGAAATGGTAAAAACCTTAGAGAATGACCCAGAACTCTTCTGGTACTTTAATAATGGTATCACGGTTTTGTGTCAAGAAATATCTCAAGTTGGAGTCAACAAAAATAGAAAATTTGGAGAGTTTCAAGCTAAAGGAATTAGTATTGTCAATGGGGCTCAAACCATAGGTTGTATCGGAGCTTTATATGAAGATTCATCCCCGGAGATAATAGAAAAACTTGAGGATGCAGAAATATCCATTCGATTTATTTCTTTAGAAAAATGCCAAGAGGATTTTGGAGAAAAAGTAACTCGGGCAACAAACACCCAAAATAAAGTAGAAAACCGAGATTTTGTCGCCTTAGATCCTCAACAAGAAAGGCTGTATAGAGAGTTCAAAACTCTTGGTAAAAAATATCACTACAAGCGCACAGCGGAAACAATTGAGAGAAATGATAAAAATTACGAGTTAGATGAAGCCACTGTAGCTTTAGCTTGTGCTAACTCCCATATCGATTTAGTGATGACAGCCAAACAAGAACTCAGTAAACTTTGGTCTGATCCCTCGAAACCTCCATATACGAAATTATTTAACTCTCATGTAAACGCACTACAATTATATAGACAGATTGAGATAAAGCGAGAGGTTGAATCGATTATCAAAAATGAGCAAGTCAAGGATAATAGTCAAATAGCAGACGCTTTATTTAAGCACGGTAAGCTCTTCATTTTACATCTGGTTTTTACAAAAATACCAAAAAAATATTTGGCCAATGAAACAAGTGAAAAAGATTTTAATTTATACAAAAATAATCAGTTACCAGAGTTGGTAAAAAACATCATAAAAGTAGCTGAAGACTACCTGAACAAAAATAACAATCAAAGTCACATTTGGCATTTATTTAGAAGTATGAAAAAACTCAAAGACCTTAAATCTTTCATTATTAAAAGTAGTTAG
- a CDS encoding DJ-1/PfpI family protein has protein sequence MAGKQILMLVGDFVEDYEVMVPFQGLQMVGHTVDAVCPDKKAGDIVRTAVHDFEGDQTYTEKPGHNFTLNATFDGINPEDYDALVIPGGRAPEYIRLNQDVIKIVQHFAQANKPIAAICHGAQLLAAADVIQGKKCSAYPACGPDVTRAGGSYADIPVDQAIVDGNLVTAPAWPAHPQWLAEFLKVLGTRIEH, from the coding sequence ATGGCAGGAAAGCAAATCTTAATGCTTGTAGGTGACTTTGTAGAAGACTACGAAGTGATGGTTCCCTTCCAAGGGTTGCAGATGGTAGGACATACCGTTGATGCTGTCTGTCCTGACAAAAAAGCTGGGGACATTGTTCGCACAGCGGTTCATGACTTTGAAGGAGACCAGACTTACACGGAGAAGCCTGGTCACAACTTCACCCTCAATGCCACCTTTGATGGGATCAATCCTGAAGATTATGACGCCCTAGTGATTCCAGGGGGGCGAGCACCAGAATACATCCGCCTCAATCAAGATGTGATCAAAATCGTGCAGCACTTTGCCCAAGCGAACAAACCAATCGCAGCCATTTGTCATGGTGCTCAATTGTTGGCAGCAGCAGATGTAATCCAAGGTAAAAAATGTTCCGCTTATCCAGCCTGTGGTCCCGATGTTACCCGTGCTGGTGGAAGCTATGCTGATATCCCAGTAGATCAAGCAATAGTAGACGGTAATTTAGTAACAGCTCCCGCTTGGCCTGCTCATCCCCAGTGGCTAGCAGAATTCCTCAAAGTTTTAGGTACTCGCATCGAGCATTGA